A genomic segment from uncultured Desulfuromonas sp. encodes:
- a CDS encoding peptidase M42 produces MQQREAFIDLLKTLVRHPSVVGAEHSFFRVLQRELEERGARVTWYQGVLVAQGEAPQSAFFSAHIDRNGLICTGPNEFQYAAFVAGNRSDLLGNSVSEGLMMKIVDRFRATPVMAYEPWTGGYLGQGKIVDTYVCPYRNNLIFEVEGLESLVAGTPVAFNDHLQMADGLLTGQLDNVLSAAHLIHLFGLGFQGTALFTAEEEAGKSWRYLLEWFRRFNGSTDQLVVLDTSPFPDRAAADSQQLVLRRRDANAAFSPHLTDRLAQLCQDQGISYRFKDDYVQQLAEQAAQPALPLSLGSTELGRIVAASDGFVQGTTLQLPTTGYHTMEESCSQAACQAFHRILTSLAGIDSG; encoded by the coding sequence GTGCAACAGCGTGAAGCTTTCATTGACCTGCTTAAAACCTTGGTGCGTCACCCCAGTGTCGTCGGTGCCGAGCACTCGTTTTTTCGCGTGCTGCAACGGGAACTTGAAGAGCGCGGCGCCCGCGTGACCTGGTATCAGGGGGTGCTGGTGGCCCAGGGCGAAGCCCCACAGAGTGCTTTTTTCTCCGCGCACATTGATCGCAACGGTCTGATTTGCACCGGCCCCAATGAATTTCAGTACGCGGCCTTTGTCGCCGGCAATCGTTCCGATTTGCTGGGCAACTCGGTGTCGGAAGGCTTGATGATGAAGATCGTCGACCGTTTTCGCGCCACGCCGGTGATGGCTTACGAGCCGTGGACCGGAGGATATTTAGGCCAAGGCAAGATCGTCGATACCTATGTCTGCCCGTATCGCAACAACCTGATTTTTGAAGTGGAAGGGCTGGAATCGCTGGTGGCGGGAACGCCGGTGGCCTTCAATGACCATCTGCAGATGGCCGATGGTCTGCTGACCGGCCAGCTCGACAATGTGCTCAGTGCCGCCCATCTGATCCACCTGTTCGGCCTCGGTTTCCAAGGCACGGCCTTGTTCACGGCCGAGGAGGAGGCGGGGAAAAGCTGGCGCTATCTGCTCGAATGGTTCCGCCGGTTTAACGGCTCCACCGATCAGCTGGTGGTGCTGGATACCAGCCCGTTTCCGGATCGGGCGGCCGCGGACAGCCAGCAGCTGGTGTTGCGTCGTCGTGATGCCAATGCCGCGTTCAGCCCGCACCTGACTGATCGCTTGGCGCAATTGTGTCAAGATCAAGGGATCAGTTATCGATTCAAGGACGATTACGTGCAGCAGTTGGCCGAGCAGGCCGCGCAACCCGCGTTACCTTTATCGCTGGGCAGCACCGAGCTGGGGCGGATCGTTGCCGCGTCGGACGGCTTCGTCCAGGGCACTACCCTGCAGCTGCCGACCACCGGTTACCACACCATGGAAGAATCCTGTTCCCAAGCAGCCTGTCAGGCGTTCCATCGCATCCTGACTTCACTGGCGGGGATTGACTCCGGTTAA
- a CDS encoding aminotransferase class V-fold PLP-dependent enzyme, with amino-acid sequence MNLPLLKILVIEYDRDLLEQIVQNMASSVGNFERTDVTIEIIEAATVASAIQQIEDDGDIQAVVLSWDIEGFCEGLNDDEQKTYCSNVEIISAIKNIRVSVPIYILGNEHQGMDIINESIDIESFFFRDDIILDPESILGYILNDFDDRSQAPFWKAYKNYITETNDSWHTPGHCGGLSFRNSPYINDFYHFYGRNVFVGDLSVSVDSLGSLAEGTYAIGKAQEAAAYTFEVTKTYFVTNGSSTSNKVILQTVLRSGDKVIVDRNCHKSVHYGMVQAGADPIYLSSVLDPDYGIFAPPTLAEIREAIEQHPDAKLIVLTGCTYEGLLMDIRAVVEMAHAKGIKVFIDEAWFAYSLFHPQFRYYSAIDSGADYITHSAHKVVSAFSQASYIHVNDPDFDADFFHEIFSIYVSTSPKYQIIASLDVCHKQLEMEGYGLLKDLLEQVAELKEQTKNFRYIKILDMEDFQQAFPHFKEDNVGHDPLKILIDVSKLDYSVHEIHRYLLDEIGLEIEKFTHSTMLVLLTLGGTRSKVIRLYNALKKLDQKKAAIPISRNRKRRLEGLPKITLNCLPAKAFFGARESVSYEQAIGRTSAGLVTPYPPGIPLLVPGQAVEKGAITYLRSLVAQNVHIQGVYDGEIYVMKKEE; translated from the coding sequence ATGAATCTACCTTTGCTCAAAATTCTAGTCATTGAATACGACCGCGATCTACTCGAACAGATCGTCCAAAACATGGCCAGCTCCGTTGGTAATTTTGAACGCACCGATGTCACGATTGAAATTATTGAGGCGGCAACGGTTGCATCGGCCATCCAACAGATTGAAGATGATGGGGATATTCAGGCAGTTGTTTTAAGCTGGGATATTGAAGGGTTCTGCGAGGGGCTCAATGATGACGAGCAGAAAACCTATTGCAGCAATGTCGAAATCATTTCCGCCATCAAAAACATTCGCGTTTCGGTGCCGATCTATATTCTCGGCAATGAACATCAGGGGATGGATATCATCAATGAGTCCATTGATATCGAATCGTTTTTTTTCCGTGACGATATCATTCTCGACCCGGAATCGATCCTCGGTTACATTCTCAACGACTTTGACGACCGCTCTCAGGCACCGTTTTGGAAAGCGTATAAAAACTACATTACCGAAACCAACGATTCATGGCACACGCCGGGTCACTGCGGCGGCTTGAGTTTCAGGAACTCACCGTATATCAATGATTTCTACCATTTTTACGGCCGCAATGTGTTTGTCGGCGACCTCTCGGTGTCCGTGGACTCGCTCGGCTCTCTGGCGGAAGGCACTTATGCCATCGGCAAGGCGCAGGAGGCGGCGGCCTACACCTTTGAAGTGACCAAGACCTACTTTGTTACTAACGGCTCCAGCACTTCCAATAAGGTCATCTTGCAAACGGTTCTGCGTAGTGGCGACAAGGTGATTGTCGACCGCAACTGCCACAAGTCCGTGCATTACGGCATGGTGCAGGCAGGTGCTGATCCGATCTATCTGAGCAGTGTGCTTGATCCCGATTACGGCATTTTTGCGCCCCCGACGCTGGCGGAAATCCGCGAAGCCATTGAGCAGCATCCCGATGCTAAGCTGATCGTGTTAACCGGCTGCACCTACGAAGGGTTGTTGATGGACATCCGCGCCGTGGTCGAGATGGCACATGCCAAAGGCATTAAGGTGTTTATTGATGAAGCCTGGTTTGCCTATTCGCTGTTTCATCCGCAGTTCCGCTATTACTCGGCGATTGATTCGGGGGCCGACTACATCACCCACTCCGCGCATAAGGTGGTTTCCGCCTTTTCGCAGGCCAGTTATATCCATGTCAATGACCCGGATTTTGATGCGGATTTCTTCCATGAAATTTTCAGCATATATGTCAGCACATCCCCTAAATACCAGATTATTGCCTCGCTGGATGTGTGCCATAAGCAGCTGGAAATGGAAGGCTACGGCCTGCTGAAAGACCTGCTGGAGCAGGTGGCGGAACTCAAAGAGCAGACAAAGAATTTCCGCTATATCAAGATTCTCGATATGGAGGATTTTCAGCAGGCGTTTCCGCACTTCAAAGAGGATAATGTCGGCCATGACCCGTTAAAGATTCTCATCGATGTGTCCAAGCTGGATTATTCGGTGCATGAGATTCACCGTTACCTGCTCGATGAGATCGGGCTGGAAATTGAGAAATTCACCCACTCGACCATGCTGGTGCTGCTGACGCTGGGCGGCACACGGTCAAAGGTGATTCGCCTCTACAACGCCCTCAAGAAGCTGGATCAGAAAAAAGCGGCAATCCCTATTTCACGCAACCGCAAGAGGCGGTTGGAAGGCTTGCCCAAGATCACCTTGAACTGTCTGCCTGCCAAAGCCTTCTTTGGAGCACGCGAAAGCGTCAGCTATGAGCAGGCCATCGGCAGAACCTCGGCCGGGCTGGTGACGCCCTACCCACCGGGCATTCCGCTGCTTGTTCCGGGACAGGCGGTCGAAAAAGGGGCCATCACCTACCTGCGCAGTCTGGTCGCTCAGAATGTCCATATTCAGGGCGTGTATGACGGTGAAATTTACGTAATGAAAAAGGAAGAGTGA
- a CDS encoding RMD1 family protein: MLVAAEHIAKSIDLKQLGYPKFSSDTAMTETVSGGYLVVFKYGVVVYFGLQTAERDAHKKEIHRAAQNIHLYQETENATLAQDAAKMTVYDGTISLPSISKEQVLVIADILGKSVILSWYESQVNEMFETIEPIAEKMKKGRILKGKKQLIQTLGGALSIQNAMLSRIRLDDKPDILWDMPELEKLYHLLNNEYEIIERQQVLEGRLKMITDTISFNTDILDYVSSHRVEWYITILIVVEIVLTLYEMFLQHP, encoded by the coding sequence ATGCTGGTTGCAGCGGAGCACATTGCGAAAAGTATCGATCTGAAACAGCTCGGTTATCCGAAGTTTTCATCCGACACGGCCATGACCGAAACCGTCAGCGGCGGTTATCTGGTGGTGTTCAAATATGGTGTGGTGGTCTATTTCGGTCTACAGACGGCGGAAAGAGATGCCCATAAAAAAGAGATTCACCGCGCTGCCCAGAACATTCATCTCTATCAGGAAACCGAGAACGCCACCCTGGCGCAGGATGCAGCCAAGATGACCGTCTATGACGGCACCATCTCGCTGCCGTCCATCAGCAAGGAACAGGTGCTGGTCATTGCCGACATCCTCGGCAAGAGCGTGATTCTTTCCTGGTATGAAAGTCAGGTCAATGAGATGTTTGAAACCATTGAGCCGATTGCCGAGAAGATGAAAAAGGGGAGAATTCTCAAAGGAAAAAAACAGCTGATCCAAACGTTAGGCGGGGCACTCTCGATTCAAAACGCCATGCTCAGCCGTATTCGCCTTGATGACAAACCGGACATTCTCTGGGACATGCCGGAGTTGGAAAAACTCTACCACCTGCTCAACAATGAGTATGAGATCATCGAGCGTCAGCAAGTCCTCGAAGGTCGGCTGAAGATGATTACCGACACCATCAGCTTCAACACCGATATCCTCGATTATGTCAGCAGCCACCGTGTCGAGTGGTACATCACGATACTGATTGTGGTGGAGATCGTGTTGACCCTTTATGAAATGTTCTTGCAGCATCCATGA
- a CDS encoding calcium/sodium antiporter: MVLEFTIVIIGLVLLVWGADRFVEGAAFTASHFGVPPLLIGMVVIGFGTSLPEMVVSAIAAQHNNPGIALGNAYGSNITNIALILGITAIINPIVVHSRILRRELPMLAGATILGAWQLWDGHLVRFESVLLLGVFCGLMTWTVWQGYHTKEDPFEGEVTQELNLHKLSLGKAVLWLLVGLGLLLVSSRALVWGAVQIAQGFGVSDRLIGLTIVAVGTSLPELASSIIASCKAEHDLALGNILGSNLFNTLAVVGMAGTISPLTVNAVEIHHDLFVMGFLTLSIFFLGYGFQKEGRINRIEGALLLTCYITYTIDLFRKTN; encoded by the coding sequence ATGGTTCTTGAATTCACAATCGTAATCATCGGACTTGTGCTCCTTGTTTGGGGCGCTGATCGTTTTGTTGAAGGGGCGGCATTCACCGCGAGCCATTTTGGAGTTCCACCGCTGCTTATTGGTATGGTGGTAATCGGCTTTGGGACATCTCTGCCTGAAATGGTGGTTTCTGCCATCGCTGCCCAACACAACAATCCCGGGATAGCACTAGGCAATGCCTATGGATCAAACATTACAAACATTGCTTTGATTCTAGGTATAACAGCGATTATTAACCCCATTGTAGTTCATTCACGAATACTACGCAGAGAGTTGCCCATGCTTGCAGGTGCAACAATTCTAGGGGCGTGGCAACTTTGGGACGGTCATCTAGTACGCTTTGAATCGGTCTTACTTTTGGGTGTGTTTTGTGGACTGATGACATGGACGGTTTGGCAGGGTTACCATACGAAGGAAGATCCTTTTGAAGGAGAAGTAACGCAAGAACTTAACCTTCATAAGCTGTCTCTAGGAAAGGCAGTTCTGTGGCTACTTGTAGGGCTGGGCCTCCTTCTTGTCAGTTCCAGAGCACTTGTATGGGGCGCCGTGCAAATAGCACAAGGTTTTGGCGTCAGTGATCGCCTCATTGGCTTAACGATTGTTGCGGTTGGTACATCCTTGCCGGAACTTGCATCATCAATTATTGCGTCATGTAAAGCAGAGCACGATCTCGCGCTGGGAAATATCCTCGGTTCCAATCTGTTCAACACATTGGCCGTGGTAGGGATGGCAGGAACAATATCACCTCTGACTGTTAATGCGGTGGAGATTCATCATGATCTCTTTGTTATGGGTTTCCTGACACTTTCTATATTCTTTCTCGGATACGGCTTCCAGAAAGAGGGCCGTATCAACCGCATTGAAGGTGCGTTATTGTTGACCTGTTACATTACATACACAATTGATCTTTTCAGAAAGACAAATTAG